TCAGGAATTTTTTGTCTAGTTTTGTTTGGTTACTGTGTTAGTATCTCTAAAATACTGTGTTTCAGGAGTAAATGGAAGAAGCAGAGGCAAGCTTGTGTATGCGTCTTTGTTTGAAGTTTGAGCTCCTGAAGCCCTTGTGATTGGAGTCGTGGCTTTGTTGGTATTGGACCGAAAGGACTTGCAGAGGTGAGATTCCTCATTTTTTAATCTTTAGACTTGTAGCTGAAAGCTGTggatattatatatttataggttGTAGTGACATGTTTCTTCACTTGCCCAGTTTTCACTCCTGGAGAGCGACTTTTGGGAGAGGAGGAGGATTCTATCGGGTATGGGTTGCACATAGATATCATAGGTGGTTTATTTGAAGAAGCAATCAGAGCCGTTGGATCTGCTAGGGACAGGTGTCACTCACCCAAATAACTATGGACAAGCTTAGTTGATTAGTGCCATGGGGACGAGCCAGATCAAAGAAGGGATGTGGAAAAGTGCACAATGTCTTGAAGGATTGGCACCATCTACAATGGAGGAGTCATGGCACGATTGAGGAGAAAAGAGATCACTTCATTACAGTATGAATCAATCTAGATGTGAGAGAGGCCAGCAGGAAGAGCATGACCCAACCCATATCCAATGGCAATGGCTTCCCCAATAACATTGACACACTTTTACTGAAAACTAGCCAAGTAATATAAAATCTCTATTTTAACTCTAGAAGAGAGTAGGGTAAGGCAGGTAACAAGCGCGTAAAAGGGGTAAGGAAAATGATAGGGACTAAATACAAACCTATGCACCCATGTAATAGGAGTCGATTCTCTTACTAATCTTCAATCATAAACTACAGGTTAATGCGCTAAGCACTCGATTCCTAAGGTTGAGTTTTCATTTGCAGCCCAATATGTAATAAAAATTGACGTATAGACAAATTTCAAACGGGTGCTCCACCATTCTAATGGTTGATCAATTTTCATGTTATTGCCaatgtttctctctcctagtcTCCCCGAGCTATAGGCTGAGGCTCATTTATACTGAATGATTCTAGCCTACTTGTGTAAGGAAAAAATCTTTAGTCTTTGCATTTGATAAGAGAAACCAAAAGTCGGTACTCTtgtaattttttccaaaaacgATATATCTCCACAGTGCCCACACATCCTATCAGGGAGATTCCTCCTACACCCTCGACAAATGGGACCCTCTCCTTTACAATATACTGTCAACGGGTCTTTCTCCTACATGACCATGGAGTACTTTCAAGACAACCACTCTCTTTAAGAAACGTTTATCAAAATGGCATATTAGACTGATAGACAAAAGTGTGACGGACGACAATGAGTCCACATCGACTGTCACAATTAGTGAGTGGTGAGTATTGGGTGGCTGAGAACATCTAGACACGTGCCTCAAGGGGGGTTCCTAGCGACCCAATACTCAATGCATCGATGTAGCTGCTGCAGACAATTTTCACATAACAACCGATTTATACATGACATGGATGACCTGACCTTGGAATTAAGGTttaaaattggaattggattgGTTGAATCAGCTCTAATTCCTATCAATCCGAATTGATCAAtccaaagtttttcttcatccagtATGTGGGAAGAATTCCCTCATTTTTGGTGATCTAACCACGTGATGAGACAAGCTCTTGTATCCTCCAAAACTTTCACACCCTATTGTTTGGGCTCAAAACTATTCCTTCCCCAGACATCAATCATTACTGATGCACAtgaccatgggtgaaggaaacttAAAATTATCTTATATAATATGATAGTGTGGGAGACCATATCATCCACATGAGTCTCATATGGTTTAACGAAGAGAACATAACAAATTTAAACCATTTGAAAGACATTGGGACATTTCTTATGAAAATACATATGTTctatatctcatttttttttttttaaagacttATCCATCTTTTTCTAGTTCCCAAATTTATTGACTATGAATCAAATGTGTTTGACTTGATTTTATCCATGAATTTTGATTAAAAGGATTAATATGCCAACAGGAACTagcaaatttttttgtttcttcaattctttattttttgaaataaaattaaaataaagaacacAAAAGATTAATCACATGGGAGACATACAGCTtaagaaaaattaataataataagaataaaagaggacaattttgaatttttgaagcaCTCTTTGAAATCTTGACCATGATGAGCCCTGATTCCAACCTTCATTTAATAGATAGCTTATTGGTTGACTTATACTGCAAGTTTTCCAAGGCCACAAAAACTCTCATTGTCTCGTCTCTCAAATCCCATTAACCAAACCTCTCTCTCGGCCTAAATTTCATCGGCCTAAATTTCATTTTGGAGGggactaagagagagagagagagagatagtgtGTGTGTGGATTGGACTATTAGTGGGTTAGGTTTTTCTGCAACTGAAAATGGCTGAAGAAAAGGAATCCACATCTATCCCTTTGAGTCAAGGTGGTGCTGGCGAAGATCCCGAAGATCCTGCAAAGTCTCCGCCTAACTCGCCGAGTTCCTCCACTCGTAAGGTAAGTTTGTTACtatctcttctccttctgatTCCGTCTCCGCAAATTCAAAGATCAAATCTACTGGATTTCCTTAATTTGTTTCGTATTCTTCTCCGTGGTTTAGGGATCTGACTTGTTTTGGAATCTTTTTAGcccaaaattttcataatttgtaATTTAGTTGATTTATAATTTAATGGCTATATTTGGGGATTTTCTAGTTGATACTGTTATTTTGGCGTCTGAGATAAATTGTTCTCAGTTGTTTATTGATGAATTCGCATTGTTATATCAGTCATGCAAATGGTGAAGGCAAAGAATTGCTCCTTTGCTTGCTAAAGATACGAAAGAAAATTTAAggggaaaaatgaaagaaacgGGTAGATTGTAGAATGAGCAAGGTGTGTGATTACCTAAGGTTTTAGTGCAATTACAAAATCTGGGACTATTGTTATTAGATTTGAAACCAAAAGTAATTTTGAACAGGATAATTATAGAGCCAAGAACCATTCATATGAATTAGTAAGGACTAGGAAGAGAGTTCCTACGTCTAGTTTGTTTACATGTTATAAAGAAAGGAGGGGGAgggaagaacaaaaacaaaagcaagaaagaaaTGTGGGAAGAAGGAGAATTCAACGTATTACATTATTGTTCTTCTCTACAAATTCCAAGAATTTTGGGGAAACAATTATGTGAGAGGACCGCATggtttcacatatatatatatatatatatatacagttaATACATATAACAGCAAATAAATTGTAATGAAATAGCATCTGACCTAAATTAGTTTTCCTTCACAACATATGAATGAAAATGTTAAAATACATATTTATAATGGGTAATAGatcaccccccccaaaaaaaaaaaaagaaaaaaaaaaaggaaaaaaaagaagaagcttaAAAGCATGGTTGATACATATTCTTGACTTGGTAATCTTGTAGCAGAAATAATTTCATGTGCACATGCCTCGTTGCCTGGGTATACACATCTAGGTTCCTAGTGGATACCCATTTGGACCATTCTATGTTTGTGTCAACCAGTCTTGTAAAGCACCCGGTCACCTAGGCTTCGCTGTTTTATGGTCACCTTAGAACAATATTGAAGCTCAGTTATGATGGGTGTTCTCTGAAAATTATGGCCTTATGGGCATTTCAAAATCTTCTGTGAGTTTTTGAAGTTTCCTTCATTAGTGAAGATGGATTTGTTTCAATCTCATAGGCTTCCTCTCATTTTGTGAGCTTTGGAGTTTGGAGATTGAATCTCTTGAGCATATTGAAGGCATTTCCAGGGATCCTCACGACCTTACCTTCCCAAAGGGCTACTCGTGAGTTGCTCTTGATCCTTGCATCTGATTAATTTTGAAGAGGCTCGGTGCCCTTGTTTATTTCAACTCTATGCCTGAACTACTTCATGGACCACTTGTAAATACTGCAACCCACCATGAAATAATTTCATGTGCACATGCCTCGTTGCCTGGGTATACACATCTAGGTTCCTAGTGAATACCCATTTGGACCATTCTATGTCTCTGTCAACCAGTCTTGTAAAGCACCCGGTCACCTAGGCTCCACAGTTTTATGGTCACCTTAAAACAATATTGAAGCTCAGTTATGATGGGTGTTATCTGAAAATTATGGCCTTATGGGCATTTCAAAATCTTCTGTgagttttttaagttttttccATTAGTGAAGGtgattttttttcaatctcATAGGGTTCCTTTCATTTTTGTGAGCTCTGGAGATTGAATCTCTTGAGCATTATGAAGGCATTTCTAGGGATCCTCACGGACCTCACCTTCCCAAAGGGCTACTCGTGAGTTGCTTTTTATCCTTGCATCTGATTAATTTTGAAGAGGCTCGGTGCCCTTGTTTATTTCAACTCTATGCCTGAACTACTTCATGGTCCACTTGTAAATACTGCAACTCACCATGCTGTATTCACTTTGATGGGACACCTAACATCCTCCACCTCCCCCCCAAGAGGGTGGTTTACTTTTCAAGGGGATCTTTTGTTGTGTAACTTAATAGAAAAAGTATGAGCTTTCGAGCGATTGTGAGTAAAAGAAACTACTAGTGTCAACAGTATTCTGAGGGTAAGTAAGGGTAATATTGTCAATTTTTTCAATGTTAGCCAAAGtattaaaaatgaaagattTACCAGGAGAAATTGATTTGTGTTGGCAAACAAGTACATCTGTACATGCCTGCACAGACTCTGGTGAATGTGTGCATGATATGTTGGGACTGTTTACGGACAAAGAAGGTATCTATGTTCTCTGTTACCTGGACGCTTCATGTACCCCACATTAACTGTATCAACATAATAAGACATGGGTATAGGAATGGGATGTGTCTGACACACATCCAAATTAGACACTTTAACATGATTATGAATAGTAAGAAGATTAactacactttttttttatacaatttAGCAAAGCCCCTATGCTCATACTCATTTTTGGATGCATCCCAATATCGTAAGTATGGGAGGGATCTGGATCCGTCACCTTGATATATACCTGTAACCAATCCTTTTACCTGAACTCTTGTAATGCATACTCTGTTTGATAGTTATTCTTACTTATTGGTCATATTGATATGGAACAATTAGTCATTTCCATGCCTGACATTATTGTTTCCTGCACTTGTCAGGCATGCTTTGCTGTTCTCCAGAGTTGGGTCTCGAAAAAGTTCATGACTGGATGGTAATAAGCTTTGATTATTACTTCACAAGTTGAAGGATGTCAAACATTGCCTtgatttattattcatttttgtattctaatAAAGTTTATATGTGTAATTGCAGTGTCGTTCTTTTTCCTGTCGCAGTTACCTTTTTCATTACATGGTGGTTTATTCAATTTGTTGATGGTTTCTTCAGTCCAATATATGAAAGAATTGGAGTTGACATATTTGGTAACCCAATGCAATTTCCTTTGATCTTTGTTCTCTGTTACACTTTTCTAAGTTGTGGCAAATGTATTTCTAGCTCAGTACAGTTATTGTTAGTCGTCAATTACTTTGTTAAATCTTCGTCTAATTAATACAGTTTAACCAAGAGACAAAGAAAGACATGCATTTTAGTTTCATTGTAATACTAAGTAGGTTTCGAGTGGAGTTGCAgacttctaattttattttggcTTGCTTGAGTATATGATCTCTTTTATCAAGATGTCTGTTTTACACCTGAGATCTGATTCATTGTAACTGTATCAATCAgggttaaaaaagaaagaagactcATAATAATGAATTACTACTCCAGAATGGTTGCGTTTGTTGATATGTAATTGCTTTGAATTCTTGACCATACGTGAATCATGTATTATTCTCGTCAttgtttataataataaaaaaataaaaaataaaaagaagaagaagaagaagaaagaaagaaagaaagaaagaaagaaaagaaaaggtcatTGTTGCTCTAAAAGTGGAGTTGGTTTTGCAATGACTTCAATATTCAATTTAAGAAAATGATGTTGCTCAAAGGTTGATTGTTTACCGAGAATAATACTTTTGAATGATTTCCGACACCCCCACCTTAAGACTAGGGATGGAAATTTGCAGTTAAGCATGCCTGAACCCACATCTAGCATGACTTAACATGGGCTGATTAATAGACAGGTTGTTTTCAGTTCACTAAATCCATTGGGCTTGGGCATGCTCTTTGGATCCAATGGGCTGTCGTGCCTACTTTAAGCCAGCCAGAATCTGCCCAATCCTACTCTATTGCCAGATTGTCAtgttttttattataataaaataatttagtGGGCTCCCTGGACCCTATTAAAAATGGGTTGTGCTGGATGGGCATGCCTATCCATCCCACTAATTTAGGGTGGCATCAGTTGGGCTTGTGTCTTAAGATCCTGTCACTCTGCAGTTGCCACCCCCCCTACCACTGGTtcccaaagaaataaaaaaaatgaaaagcataaaagtaaatgaaaaaGTGAAATGGTCTTACAGTCGTAGTTCTAATTGGGCATCTATGGATCAGCCAGGCCCAACCCAGCTGATGCTGGCCAATACTGTGGAGCTTTAGAACATTTACTGGAAGTTTTCACACTCTACAGTGCAGTGATCTGCTTATTCTCCTTCTTTCACCTCAACATTTGCTGTATCTTTACAATTGTAACAGTTCTGAGCATTCTTGTATTTAGAAAATGACTAATTATAAAATTATGAAGCATCTATATTCTTAGTAGTATTAGGGTAAggcaatttttttgtttttccagatatttaatttttttatcaaaggtTTTGTTGAATGCAAATAGATCTTCTCTTCTGTATCTAGAAGTAATGATAGCCATACACTAGTAGTTGTTAAATGTCTCAAGGTATCTGTCTCTATGCTGCAGGGCTTGGATTTGTGACATCTTTAATTTTTGTATTCCTCGTTGGTGTATTTGTTTCATCATGGATGGGTGCCACTGTCTTTTGGCTTGGAGAAATGTTGATAAAGAGAATGCCGCTTATGAAGCATATATACTCTGCCTCTAAACAAATTAGTGCTGCTATTTCTCCTGGTACGATACCAATACTTCTATTATTCCCATTTTTCCTGGACATGTCTAACTTCTTATTTAAAATTTAGCGGTTTAAAAATTTTTACATGGTTCATTGCCATAAAATCTGTCAATTGTTGCACTCTTTAGAGTTCCCTTCAATTTTGAGTGTTCAGTGAACCAGAGCTCTAGATTTTCGATGTTTAAAGTTTAAGggtaaaacaaaatttcaagtaTTTGTCAACTTGATGCTTGCAATCTAAAGAATTGCTTCTTGTATATTCATGCATATAATGCATACAGCATCTGAAGCATCTTGAACCTGTTGTCCTGCTCAAATAGACTACCTCAATTTATATAAATTTCTAATTACAGATAGTATGTCCGTATGTTCATTTCCTCTTGAAATGATGCACCTAATCTTCTCAAATTCAGCTGACATTATGTATTATCTTCACAGACCAGAACACAACTGCTTTCAAAGAGGTAGCAATTATTCGTCATCCACGTGTTGGTGAATATGCATTTGGTTTCATAACATCTTCAGTTGTCCTTCAGGTAACCccccacctctttttttttgggtgggaggAGGTGGTTAACATGCTGCTTTCATTGAAATTCATCTCTTTATCATTTCTCAAACTGATTTATTTGAAGACTGTAAACTTGCTGCTTGAGCCCTTGGGCTTTAAAAAGGAGTTCTGATTTGAGGATCCTTCACAATTTCTTGTGTAAATCAAACATATTATTGTTCTTCCTTAGTGTTGGCCTAATTGGTGGATAATTGGATATGGTGTTTCTACTCATATATGCATGTTTGGGAATATCTTCTTGTTGCCATTTACGAAGTATACTTAATGCgtgttattattataattatttttcctttgttgCAGAGAGAAAATGGGGATGAAGAGTTGTGTAGTGTTTATGTCCCTACAAACCATCTATATATTGGCGATATTTTTCTTGTCAACTCTGAGGAGATCATAAGACCAAATCTTTCTATTCGAGAAGGCATAGGTCTGTTCCTTTTTTCCCTTGCTCCATTTATTATCTTGTTAAAATGTTCACTCATCTAACCATTGTTGCTTGTCAAGTTGATTGTTGATAACCTAAGAAatgaattaataaaaataaaaagttggttttgttttggattttgtGTGTAATTTTGGGGACAAAGTATGAAATAGGTGAGAGTTGAGATTGGTAGCAGAATGCCTCAATAGGAACTGAGAAAAATACCCTGCCCATGGCATGTAAATTGCATGCTTCTGCCTCGTGTATAACATTCAGTATGCAAAATCATATCCGCCTCATGGGACCTATCATGTATCATTTCTTTCCCTGTGCGCTAGAGATATATAaataatgggagagggttctctgagcaagtggCATAGAGGATCACACCAATAAGGTGCGGCAGAGttatgaggaaagagagagagagaagggtgcCAACGTAACTTCCCCCAGGTGACTcagaaattttttccttttttttttcttttgctaacgAGGGTGTCCACATGCCAGTCGGGTCACCACCAGCTCCTATGAGAACCATAAGCTGGCCCCAAGGGGGTAAGGGGAGTTGAACTCGGGACGCATGTTGCCATGTCGGTTTAGGCGTGCTCCTTTGCCAACTGAGACATCATACCCCCAACAGAAGTGAATGTCTGCCCTCTCCTGTcattttgaccatttttttccTGAACCTTTGGACCAAGTGGTTACTGTGGTTCGACCACGAGCTGCCAAGGCCTACACATTTTGATACAGTCCATGGACCAGAGGTCTTCCCAAAACTGTTGACTGGTCAATAGATGAGATTGTTCCAATTGTTCAAACCAGTTAGACTGCTGAATTTTGAGAGTTGTAGTAATTTCTTAAGAAAATACGTAAAAGCCACTTGAAAGCAAAGACATTCCTGTGCAGGACCCAAAGGAGAGCCTATGCAGCCTACCCATTGTTTAACCACCTTGCCACATACCTTATTGGTGGCTTAGTTGTAAATGTTGTTTGGTTTTGGAAATTTCAGCCTATTTTTTGGTTTCAGGCCATTATCCGAAAATTACATGTGGTTGTTTGGTCTTATTTTGGAGATCCGCAAATTTGGAATATTTCACTTCCGGAATCCTACacttcatagttgtcaaggcactgCCTAGGCAGCAGGTGCCCTTGACACCTTGGTTGCCTTTTTGGTGTCGCCTTGCGTACAgtccccctccaacgccttgggtcacctagacgcTGTGACAATGATGTTGCACTTCTTGccaaatttggattttggttgAAACACTTCCAtaccaaattttaaaatcagATGACTTCACATgctcagagagagaaagagctgCACCTTGCTTATGGcagtcttctttctcttttaccGGAGAATCTGCCCATGTCATTCTCCATGTCTTTTGGTTAAAATGCATCTCATGATGTCGAGTATCAACTATGAGTTTTGCTTATTGCACCTTTTTTTAATCCATGGTTACAACGAAGCCATTATCCCTAACCGGAGGGGTATTAGGGAGGGAGGTGGAGagtgagagttttttttttttttgtgggggggggtgtgggggagtTACTTGTGTCACATACTGGTCCTTTCAGCTCCCTTGTGGGTCTTTCCATTGATCCTTCATGGGACCCATGCCCTTGGAACTTTCTTCCCATCCATTTTGCAGGGGGTGCTAATATCC
This genomic stretch from Macadamia integrifolia cultivar HAES 741 chromosome 2, SCU_Mint_v3, whole genome shotgun sequence harbors:
- the LOC122087710 gene encoding protein LIKE COV 2-like; this encodes MAEEKESTSIPLSQGGAGEDPEDPAKSPPNSPSSSTRKACFAVLQSWVSKKFMTGCVVLFPVAVTFFITWWFIQFVDGFFSPIYERIGVDIFGLGFVTSLIFVFLVGVFVSSWMGATVFWLGEMLIKRMPLMKHIYSASKQISAAISPDQNTTAFKEVAIIRHPRVGEYAFGFITSSVVLQRENGDEELCSVYVPTNHLYIGDIFLVNSEEIIRPNLSIREGIEIIVSGGMTMPQMISPLERISRPNDRIPLNRII